Proteins encoded together in one Calditrichota bacterium window:
- a CDS encoding glycosyltransferase: MSLSNPSLQKDVSIIIPVHNRRDLTERCLESIAGSTNQVTYEVIVVDNGSTDGTRELLDAIDGDFTVVANKLNEGFASACNRGARIANGRYLLFLNNDTEVPDNYLDVLTSCAAKHPEVAAIGAKLIYPNGKAQHAGIAFDEEGTPFHIFQNFAADHPAICESREMAAVTAACMLIEKKHFESVFGFDASYQNGFEDVDLCLKLAQKGLRSYYCADCTILHHEESTEGRKTHDAENMILFATRWTGLIEQDDNKYLAPYGLEIQQKGNGWAYVETQGESNAIGTNPQIMLDTAQKKYLEGRHEEAAKILNSIVSKRLTLGTDDEFETWQLLGNCMARLNKAEEAEEAYLHAAETDFNSERPFLGLGSVAMLQENWTAAQYGFLAALSRNPETTRGEFGLGISLAARGRHSDSLKHFKKVVEREPRNSEAVFYLYRSSMEANKPQEAIAALSRYLEENTDDVDFWFHLSGAQWKSGSFDDAIATCRKVLELNPQHAGAESALRFMESRVGAAV; encoded by the coding sequence ATGTCGCTGTCTAATCCATCTTTACAAAAAGACGTCAGTATCATTATTCCAGTTCACAATCGTCGTGATCTAACGGAGCGTTGCCTCGAGTCTATTGCCGGAAGTACAAATCAAGTCACGTATGAGGTAATCGTCGTCGACAACGGTTCCACGGATGGAACGAGAGAATTGTTGGATGCGATCGACGGTGATTTCACGGTTGTCGCCAACAAACTCAACGAAGGATTTGCGTCTGCCTGCAACCGTGGTGCGCGAATCGCGAACGGCAGGTACCTGCTCTTCTTGAACAACGACACCGAGGTTCCCGACAACTACTTGGACGTGCTGACTTCGTGTGCTGCAAAACATCCCGAAGTCGCGGCGATCGGTGCGAAACTTATCTATCCGAATGGTAAAGCACAGCACGCGGGAATTGCGTTCGACGAAGAAGGCACGCCGTTTCATATCTTCCAAAACTTTGCAGCGGATCATCCCGCCATTTGCGAATCGCGCGAAATGGCCGCGGTAACCGCTGCATGCATGTTAATTGAGAAGAAGCACTTTGAGTCTGTCTTTGGCTTCGATGCAAGTTATCAAAATGGCTTTGAGGACGTCGATCTCTGCCTAAAACTTGCTCAAAAAGGTCTCCGCAGCTACTACTGTGCCGACTGTACTATCTTGCATCACGAAGAGTCGACAGAAGGGCGGAAAACGCACGACGCCGAAAACATGATTCTCTTCGCGACTCGTTGGACCGGACTCATTGAGCAAGACGACAATAAATATCTGGCGCCATATGGATTGGAAATTCAGCAAAAGGGAAACGGTTGGGCCTATGTTGAAACACAGGGCGAATCAAATGCAATCGGTACGAATCCCCAAATCATGCTGGACACGGCGCAAAAGAAGTACCTGGAAGGCAGACACGAAGAAGCCGCAAAGATATTGAATAGTATTGTGTCAAAACGCTTGACGCTCGGAACGGACGACGAGTTCGAGACGTGGCAATTGCTTGGCAACTGCATGGCGCGTTTGAACAAGGCCGAAGAAGCGGAAGAAGCCTATCTGCACGCTGCCGAAACGGATTTCAATTCCGAACGGCCTTTCCTTGGTCTTGGCTCGGTCGCAATGCTTCAAGAAAATTGGACAGCGGCACAGTATGGTTTCCTTGCGGCATTGTCGCGAAATCCCGAAACCACGCGCGGCGAATTCGGGCTGGGAATTAGTCTTGCGGCCCGCGGACGGCACAGCGATTCACTAAAGCACTTTAAGAAAGTCGTCGAACGTGAGCCGCGCAACAGCGAAGCGGTTTTCTATTTGTACAGATCGTCTATGGAAGCAAACAAGCCTCAAGAGGCGATCGCCGCGCTGTCCAGATATCTCGAAGAGAATACCGATGACGTCGATTTCTGGTTCCACCTTTCCGGTGCGCAATGGAAGTCCGGATCTTTTGACGACGCAATCGCGACGTGCCGCAAAGTCTTAGAACTGAATCCTCAACACGCGGGAGCCGAAAGTGCCCTGCGCTTCATGGAAAGTCGTGTCGGAGCAGCCGTCTAA
- a CDS encoding glycosyltransferase, with protein MSASEETFVNLARRVACEPQEYNSYQRRWSRLFILAEEEPSAANQFTLIRASFPACLAEQGWYSYFGQRTASLLRSPSVSELRSVEQNVLQKLSKRFAAFSGEFRAQSKHVTPSRSGSSFRTIGIDLRPLSIASSRKRGIGRYLVNTFRHLAPLLKSRQIVLLTEPTVEVDDELKLLFDGQNVSTREFGPGCDHDLDLFLLTDPTPVLTGKRLSKLPVHNCPWMSIVYDFIPLEFPELYLVGNDQLVDEYLENVETLASKSVAVFPISSYIGEQCQSLLNLPADRVVPIFGGVEDSFFEHVSNNEDSASRNYPFFLYVGGADARKNIAGLLVSFAEALPSLPDDCKLVLVGEMTESKTSRLLSQLNLLSLQGHVIGLGGVDDDKLRSLYSNALATVFVSLSEGLGLPALEAMAAGCPVIASKTSALGETVADAGVVVDPLNSSEIAAAMIEMANNSELRSQVSQKGVKHARLWKWETVVATLLEGMERHAAPKQRSAVRSRRLQVAMVNRSNVWSAPGGDSRIMRQMQSAAALREMDVYFPSTRNQLERADVIHFVNMTLPAQFEPVAQIAQSASIPLALTTLYEDWPQFLNASHESFSVYRSFLVGETGFESIAPGLRKLASHSPAKSVNFTSALDTVDLFLACANSEADRLRDDFPHIGSRVSVMPFHVDPPQTADSNALTSLYEKLGFEEYVLCIGRLETRKNQLALLAALQNVDVPIVFATGGYTPQPPYSKAVRMWKRQAPVRFIERIPWNVMSALIQGAAVHALPSFYELPGLVHLEAAAAGVPVVASDWGAIEDYLPRQHFHACDPLDLESITSAVTNALSKRPAPAAAQIARSYSSEKLANAIHSAYESLATKNNFASTRNKNTKIQLQSAHISGGVHVAV; from the coding sequence GTGTCTGCGTCAGAAGAAACCTTTGTAAATCTCGCCCGGAGAGTTGCTTGTGAGCCGCAGGAGTACAACTCCTACCAGCGGAGATGGAGCAGACTCTTCATCTTGGCGGAAGAGGAACCCTCGGCGGCGAATCAGTTCACACTGATTAGGGCCAGTTTCCCGGCCTGCTTAGCGGAACAAGGATGGTATTCTTACTTCGGCCAACGGACGGCATCGCTTCTGCGCAGCCCCTCAGTTTCCGAGTTGCGTTCCGTCGAGCAGAATGTTTTGCAAAAGCTCAGCAAGAGGTTCGCCGCATTTTCCGGCGAATTTCGCGCTCAAAGCAAGCACGTCACGCCGTCGCGCTCAGGCTCTTCTTTTCGCACGATCGGCATTGACTTACGCCCGCTGTCCATCGCGTCAAGCAGAAAACGCGGCATCGGACGCTATCTGGTCAACACTTTTCGCCACCTTGCACCATTGCTTAAGTCCCGTCAAATTGTCCTGCTCACTGAACCCACTGTGGAAGTGGATGATGAACTCAAGTTGCTTTTTGATGGCCAGAACGTAAGTACGCGCGAATTCGGACCAGGCTGTGATCACGACCTTGATTTGTTCCTGTTGACGGATCCAACGCCTGTGCTTACGGGCAAACGCCTTTCAAAGCTGCCGGTTCACAACTGTCCGTGGATGTCGATTGTCTACGATTTTATTCCCTTGGAATTTCCTGAACTCTATTTAGTGGGAAATGACCAACTCGTGGACGAGTATCTCGAGAATGTCGAAACTCTCGCGTCAAAGTCCGTCGCGGTGTTTCCGATTTCCAGCTACATTGGCGAACAATGTCAGTCGCTGCTAAACCTTCCTGCCGATCGAGTTGTTCCGATCTTCGGCGGTGTCGAAGACAGCTTCTTTGAACACGTTTCAAACAACGAAGACTCGGCGAGTCGCAACTACCCGTTCTTCCTGTATGTCGGCGGGGCGGACGCGCGAAAAAATATCGCGGGACTGCTGGTCTCTTTTGCCGAAGCGCTGCCGAGCCTCCCCGATGACTGCAAGCTCGTGCTTGTCGGCGAAATGACAGAATCGAAAACGAGTCGTCTGTTGTCGCAGCTTAATCTTCTGTCGCTGCAAGGACATGTGATTGGCCTTGGCGGCGTCGATGACGACAAGCTGAGAAGTCTATATTCAAATGCGCTCGCGACCGTGTTCGTATCCTTAAGTGAGGGGCTTGGACTGCCCGCGCTTGAAGCGATGGCCGCGGGATGCCCGGTGATTGCCTCAAAGACGTCCGCGCTGGGCGAAACCGTGGCTGATGCAGGTGTTGTCGTGGATCCGCTCAATTCGAGCGAGATTGCTGCTGCGATGATCGAAATGGCTAACAACTCGGAATTGCGTTCTCAAGTTTCTCAAAAGGGTGTGAAACACGCCAGATTGTGGAAGTGGGAAACTGTGGTGGCGACATTGTTGGAAGGAATGGAACGCCACGCCGCTCCAAAACAGCGCAGTGCTGTTCGTTCGCGGCGGCTTCAAGTCGCTATGGTGAACCGCAGCAACGTTTGGAGTGCGCCGGGTGGAGATTCGAGAATTATGCGCCAAATGCAATCAGCGGCGGCGTTGCGGGAGATGGACGTCTATTTCCCCTCTACTCGAAATCAGCTCGAACGAGCCGACGTCATTCACTTCGTGAACATGACGTTGCCCGCACAGTTCGAACCTGTCGCCCAAATTGCGCAGAGTGCCAGCATTCCGCTCGCTCTTACGACTTTGTACGAAGACTGGCCGCAGTTCCTTAATGCGTCTCATGAATCGTTCTCGGTTTACAGATCATTTCTCGTTGGAGAAACCGGTTTTGAGTCGATTGCGCCCGGACTTCGCAAGCTCGCGTCCCACTCGCCTGCCAAAAGCGTGAACTTCACCTCGGCACTCGACACAGTAGATCTCTTTCTCGCCTGTGCGAATTCGGAAGCAGACCGTTTACGCGATGACTTTCCGCACATTGGTTCGAGAGTTTCTGTCATGCCGTTTCATGTCGATCCGCCGCAAACAGCGGATTCCAATGCCTTGACATCTCTCTACGAGAAATTGGGCTTCGAAGAATATGTTCTGTGTATTGGCCGCCTTGAGACAAGAAAGAACCAGCTTGCTCTATTGGCAGCGCTGCAAAATGTGGATGTGCCCATAGTTTTCGCCACCGGCGGTTACACTCCGCAGCCGCCCTACTCAAAAGCCGTGCGGATGTGGAAGCGTCAAGCTCCCGTCAGATTTATCGAACGAATTCCGTGGAATGTCATGTCGGCATTGATCCAAGGCGCCGCCGTTCACGCGTTACCGAGCTTCTACGAGCTTCCCGGACTTGTGCATTTGGAAGCGGCGGCAGCCGGGGTTCCGGTGGTAGCCTCTGATTGGGGAGCGATTGAAGATTACTTGCCGCGGCAGCATTTTCATGCTTGTGACCCGCTGGATTTGGAATCTATTACGTCGGCTGTGACAAACGCCCTCTCAAAGAGACCGGCTCCGGCGGCCGCGCAGATCGCAAGATCGTATTCATCCGAAAAGCTCGCCAATGCGATTCATTCGGCCTACGAGTCGCTTGCCACTAAAAACAATTTCGCTTCAACGAGAAATAAGAATACAAAAATACAATTGCAAAGCGCACATATTTCCGGAGGAGTCCATGTCGCTGTCTAA
- the gmd gene encoding GDP-mannose 4,6-dehydratase, whose product MSKRALITGITGQDGSYLAELLLDKGYTVFGMVRRSSTENFARIEHLREKINLVQGDLLDANSLEKVLKNSKPDEIYNLAAQSFVPASWDQPILTGEFTALGVARLLEAMRTVCPYARFYQASSSEMFGKVLEVPQRESTPFYPRSPYGVAKVYGHYITVNMRESYDLFACSGILFNHESPRRGLEFVTRKISRSVAAIKLGLQKHLELGNLDARRDWGFAGDYVDAMWRMLQQDQPGDYVVATGSTHSVKEFVDAAFEVVGLKTDEHVRIRADLIRPAEVDLLVGDPSKAKQLLHWTPTVDFHGLVEMMVKADFDDLSKRNASNPKHAFAEKKRARRVNQTAVTP is encoded by the coding sequence ATGTCAAAACGAGCACTCATTACCGGAATCACCGGACAAGACGGAAGTTACCTTGCTGAATTGCTGCTTGATAAAGGGTACACCGTTTTCGGAATGGTCAGACGTTCCAGCACGGAAAACTTTGCTCGCATCGAGCACTTGCGCGAGAAGATCAATTTGGTCCAAGGCGACTTGTTGGACGCGAACTCGCTTGAGAAAGTGCTGAAGAACTCTAAGCCTGACGAAATCTACAATCTCGCAGCGCAAAGCTTCGTTCCCGCGTCGTGGGACCAACCGATTCTCACCGGTGAATTTACCGCTTTGGGCGTGGCAAGATTGCTCGAAGCCATGCGCACCGTGTGTCCGTATGCGAGATTTTATCAAGCGTCCTCTTCGGAAATGTTCGGAAAAGTACTCGAAGTTCCGCAGCGTGAGTCCACGCCGTTCTATCCGCGCAGTCCGTATGGCGTTGCCAAGGTTTACGGCCACTACATCACGGTTAATATGCGGGAATCGTACGACCTGTTCGCCTGCAGCGGCATTCTATTCAATCATGAGTCTCCCCGGCGTGGACTGGAATTCGTGACTCGTAAAATTTCCCGCAGTGTCGCCGCGATCAAGTTGGGACTGCAAAAACATCTTGAACTCGGCAATCTCGATGCACGTCGTGATTGGGGATTCGCAGGGGACTACGTGGATGCGATGTGGCGGATGCTGCAGCAGGACCAGCCCGGCGACTACGTCGTCGCGACTGGAAGCACACATTCCGTTAAAGAATTTGTCGATGCCGCATTTGAGGTCGTCGGTTTGAAAACGGACGAGCATGTAAGAATCCGTGCCGATCTCATTCGTCCTGCGGAAGTGGATCTGCTTGTTGGTGACCCGTCCAAAGCGAAACAACTATTGCATTGGACGCCGACCGTCGATTTCCATGGATTAGTGGAGATGATGGTAAAGGCGGACTTTGACGACTTGTCTAAGCGAAATGCTTCGAACCCCAAGCATGCGTTTGCAGAAAAGAAGAGAGCACGTCGAGTCAATCAAACAGCGGTAACTCCGTAG
- the flgL gene encoding flagellar hook-associated protein FlgL has product MRVSHLQQHQSFVRDVEQRLYNMTRIQQELGTGKSLFQPSEDVVSADKALNARSQLESIAQYQRNIENGQGFVSAADGKLTSIVDLINEIDALALSVDNDHATAEDRTFAAQELNQKLESLMEYANAQFGDRYLFAGHGTLQSPFEIERDENGLITNVTAASESIEGKIYRTIDEGENVAINVTGDRIFQPTGEENTASDLFYVIRNLRDTIANDNTPPDGEEETLSTHALRANLDDIRNRIVEQQTYLGSLGQRLNNKLAELSASKIDWTDRLENAQGAEMTDLVSRLAVEEGVYNALVAIQSRVLNRSLIDYLG; this is encoded by the coding sequence ATGCGAGTTTCTCATTTACAGCAGCACCAAAGCTTTGTTCGCGATGTTGAACAGCGTTTGTACAACATGACGCGAATACAGCAGGAACTTGGAACCGGCAAAAGCCTGTTCCAACCCTCTGAAGATGTGGTCTCCGCGGACAAAGCGCTAAATGCGCGCTCGCAGCTCGAATCCATCGCCCAATATCAACGCAACATAGAAAACGGACAGGGATTTGTTTCTGCGGCCGACGGCAAACTCACGTCGATTGTCGACCTGATCAACGAGATCGATGCGCTGGCGCTTTCGGTGGACAATGACCATGCGACCGCTGAGGACCGGACGTTCGCGGCACAAGAGCTGAACCAAAAGCTCGAATCGTTGATGGAGTATGCAAATGCTCAGTTTGGAGACCGCTATCTTTTCGCAGGTCATGGTACGCTCCAATCGCCGTTTGAAATCGAGCGCGACGAAAACGGTTTGATCACGAATGTCACCGCGGCTTCTGAGTCGATTGAAGGGAAGATCTACCGGACAATTGACGAAGGTGAGAATGTCGCGATTAACGTCACAGGCGACCGTATCTTCCAACCTACCGGCGAAGAAAACACGGCCTCCGACTTGTTCTATGTTATCCGAAATCTGCGCGATACAATCGCAAACGACAATACTCCGCCGGACGGCGAAGAAGAGACGCTCAGCACTCACGCCCTGCGCGCCAATCTGGACGACATCCGCAATCGAATCGTTGAACAACAAACGTATCTTGGTTCGTTGGGTCAGCGCCTAAACAACAAACTCGCCGAGCTCAGTGCTTCCAAGATTGATTGGACGGATAGACTTGAAAACGCGCAAGGAGCCGAGATGACGGATCTCGTCAGCAGACTTGCGGTGGAAGAAGGAGTTTACAACGCGTTGGTTGCAATTCAATCCCGGGTTCTGAACCGGTCACTCATAGACTATCTGGGTTAA
- the flgK gene encoding flagellar hook-associated protein FlgK translates to MSSLSNILQQGRRALQVQQLAMQVIGHNTTNAGTEGYSRRRIDLGTSPPGSTGQWNLGSGVDVDRLGRIRDTLLDSQIRDSTTVSSYWSSREDQLGRVEDVFNALGDNNLGSLMDDFWQGWQDLANDPESMTPRYSLRDRASALVSTLKRVHKNLSDQIEDVNARITAGAEQVNDLTSAIAELNVRIVQSELGGEEASDLRDSRDLLVEQLSGLTDVSVQEQSDGSINVYSGGHIMVQRDLAVPLTIDRVDTDPKREVVLTLGTSGSHWKANGGELGALFEQRDQELPKLLEQLDSFAREFATAVNSVHTTGYGLDGSSGNEFFAPGVTGVQDLAVSNAILEDPSRIASASASDAPGDNSIALAIAGLQTQATSSGITLDQMLRNIPLEAGSKRAAAIQQNDIEAAVLNNAVNRRFSISGVSLDEEMAHLLEAQKAYEAAAKIVQTVDEMMQTVLSLKQ, encoded by the coding sequence ATGAGTTCTCTCTCGAATATTCTCCAACAGGGACGCCGTGCGTTGCAGGTGCAGCAGCTTGCCATGCAAGTGATTGGACACAATACGACCAATGCTGGCACCGAGGGGTACTCGCGCCGCCGGATTGACCTTGGAACCTCGCCGCCCGGATCAACGGGTCAATGGAATCTCGGTTCTGGCGTCGATGTTGACAGGCTCGGAAGAATCCGCGACACGCTACTTGATTCGCAAATCCGCGATAGCACCACCGTTTCTTCGTATTGGAGTTCGCGTGAAGATCAACTCGGCAGAGTTGAAGACGTCTTCAATGCGCTCGGCGACAACAACCTCGGCTCTCTAATGGATGACTTTTGGCAGGGCTGGCAAGACCTCGCCAATGATCCTGAAAGTATGACGCCGCGCTACTCGCTGCGTGACCGTGCCAGCGCGTTAGTCAGCACTCTAAAGCGTGTTCACAAAAATCTCAGCGACCAAATCGAAGACGTCAATGCGCGCATTACCGCCGGCGCCGAACAAGTTAATGACCTGACTTCCGCTATCGCCGAGCTCAACGTGCGTATCGTTCAAAGTGAACTTGGTGGTGAAGAAGCGTCTGACCTCCGTGATTCCCGCGACCTGTTGGTTGAGCAGCTATCCGGCTTGACGGACGTGTCTGTGCAGGAGCAATCAGACGGTTCCATCAATGTCTACAGCGGCGGACATATCATGGTCCAAAGAGACCTTGCCGTTCCGCTGACGATCGACCGCGTCGACACAGATCCGAAACGGGAAGTCGTCCTGACTCTCGGAACTTCGGGTTCACATTGGAAAGCAAACGGTGGAGAATTGGGAGCACTCTTTGAGCAGCGTGACCAAGAACTCCCCAAACTTCTCGAACAACTCGATAGCTTCGCCCGCGAATTCGCGACCGCCGTCAACTCGGTTCATACAACGGGTTACGGTCTTGACGGTTCCAGCGGCAACGAGTTCTTCGCTCCCGGCGTAACGGGCGTTCAAGATCTTGCCGTATCCAATGCGATTCTTGAAGATCCCTCGCGAATTGCGTCCGCTTCGGCCAGCGATGCTCCCGGCGACAATTCAATCGCCCTGGCCATCGCGGGACTGCAAACGCAAGCCACTTCGTCCGGCATAACGCTTGACCAAATGCTGCGCAATATTCCGCTCGAAGCTGGCAGTAAACGGGCCGCCGCAATTCAACAAAACGACATTGAGGCCGCAGTTCTCAATAACGCCGTCAACCGGAGATTCTCGATCAGCGGTGTTAGTCTTGACGAAGAAATGGCGCACTTGCTCGAAGCGCAAAAAGCCTACGAAGCGGCGGCAAAGATCGTCCAGACCGTTGACGAAATGATGCAAACAGTTCTTAGCCTGAAGCAGTAA
- a CDS encoding flagellar basal body P-ring protein FlgI, with translation MRAILFILLASFSISSAGVRIGDLTNYPNTTPVSLTGYGLIVGLAGTGDGSKSTFTPQTFATMLKQFGIEVAPGELKLKNVAAVMVSCEMPAGSRRGSRLDALVSSLGDATSLQGGTLLRTVLADPWGNPIAEVQGPVSIGGFNFETGGTRVSRNHAVAGRIPSGTILFEDGPELPAPSDSIVLMLEQPDLRMAVNITKAINGVFVDAARTEDPSMIVVNVPPMYETQSDRFEFQSAIEDIEVNPDGTDKIVINERTGTIVVGTAVTLLPTAIAHGNLTVEISERPVISQPNQFGQGETVVEKQSTISVENAGEGLKEIGGGASAGEVARMLNSLGVTPRDMIAIFQGLKAAGALRAELVII, from the coding sequence ATGAGAGCTATCCTGTTCATATTGCTCGCGTCGTTCTCGATCAGTTCCGCCGGTGTTCGCATCGGTGATTTGACCAATTATCCGAACACCACTCCCGTCTCTCTGACGGGTTACGGTCTCATCGTCGGATTGGCCGGAACGGGCGATGGCAGTAAATCGACGTTCACTCCGCAGACTTTTGCGACCATGCTCAAGCAGTTTGGAATCGAAGTCGCACCCGGCGAACTAAAATTGAAAAACGTCGCCGCCGTTATGGTATCCTGTGAAATGCCTGCAGGCTCGCGTCGCGGTTCGCGCTTGGATGCGCTCGTGTCTTCGCTTGGTGATGCAACGAGCCTTCAAGGCGGAACTCTGTTGCGAACCGTACTCGCCGATCCCTGGGGCAATCCCATTGCCGAAGTTCAGGGACCCGTTTCCATTGGTGGATTCAACTTTGAGACAGGCGGCACTCGTGTATCCCGCAATCATGCTGTCGCCGGACGTATTCCGAGCGGCACGATACTTTTTGAAGATGGCCCGGAATTGCCCGCTCCGTCCGACAGCATCGTGCTCATGCTTGAACAGCCTGATTTGAGGATGGCCGTTAACATCACTAAAGCGATTAACGGTGTTTTTGTCGATGCTGCCCGCACGGAAGATCCGTCGATGATCGTCGTGAACGTGCCTCCAATGTACGAAACACAGAGTGATCGTTTCGAGTTTCAATCCGCGATCGAAGACATCGAAGTAAACCCCGACGGTACGGACAAAATCGTCATCAACGAGCGCACCGGTACTATCGTGGTCGGAACGGCCGTTACTCTGTTGCCAACGGCTATTGCGCACGGAAATCTCACGGTAGAAATTTCCGAACGGCCCGTCATCAGCCAACCGAATCAATTTGGACAAGGCGAGACCGTCGTCGAAAAACAAAGTACGATTTCCGTCGAGAATGCGGGGGAAGGATTGAAAGAAATCGGCGGTGGTGCGTCCGCCGGCGAAGTTGCGCGGATGCTGAATTCGCTTGGGGTCACACCGCGCGACATGATTGCAATTTTCCAAGGACTAAAGGCTGCCGGCGCGCTCCGTGCAGAGCTGGTTATCATCTAA
- a CDS encoding flagellar basal body L-ring protein FlgH — protein sequence MMLRCVGFLSLILVPLFAFANGSHSRGLAPSMYSDCIARNVGDQVTVLIIENSLASASARTNTKGEYDAELSAGGTGALDFIPLLSGSGSSKSEHKGTGTTTRQGSLRASVVARVVEVLPNGDLRIEGEKSVVINGERQLTILSGTVRQSDITPANTITSDLIGDAEISYKGKGVLANTERPGIFARIFDWIF from the coding sequence ATGATGCTACGCTGCGTTGGATTCCTTAGCTTGATTCTCGTGCCGCTGTTTGCCTTTGCGAACGGTTCACACTCGCGCGGACTTGCGCCGTCGATGTACAGTGATTGCATCGCGCGCAACGTCGGCGATCAAGTGACGGTTCTGATTATCGAAAATTCGCTGGCCTCCGCGTCGGCTCGCACCAATACGAAAGGCGAATACGACGCCGAACTTTCCGCGGGCGGTACCGGCGCCTTAGATTTTATACCTCTGCTTTCCGGCAGCGGATCGTCCAAAAGCGAACACAAAGGAACGGGCACCACGACTCGTCAAGGTTCGCTTCGCGCAAGTGTTGTCGCGAGAGTGGTTGAAGTCCTGCCCAACGGTGACTTGCGTATCGAAGGTGAAAAATCCGTTGTCATTAATGGCGAACGTCAATTGACGATTCTCTCCGGCACCGTGCGTCAGTCAGACATCACTCCGGCAAATACGATTACGTCCGATTTGATCGGCGACGCCGAAATCTCCTATAAAGGAAAAGGCGTCCTCGCTAATACGGAACGCCCCGGAATTTTTGCTCGCATCTTCGACTGGATCTTCTAA
- the flgA gene encoding flagellar basal body P-ring formation protein FlgA, which produces MKLGWLFTLCLITNMAVAQDYTVLERLIALSWQPHEVSCTWMPIFGDPARLNELTNIEPSAPIESCSYGIMTVTLTGTDTNGEHKRVTFKGKARIFGQAFSVASRVKIGEKISGDMLASLTCEWSSLRTTALLDRDAIIGKLAVRPLIPGRAILATDVRPRPVIQSGDPVTIMYERNGVTVKVDGIAMKEGGVGEKIPVRVPEVDKNRLVGVIQDDATLRWIP; this is translated from the coding sequence ATGAAACTTGGTTGGTTGTTCACACTTTGCCTGATAACTAACATGGCCGTCGCGCAAGACTATACCGTGCTTGAAAGACTGATAGCACTCTCTTGGCAGCCGCACGAAGTCTCCTGTACGTGGATGCCGATCTTCGGAGATCCCGCGAGGCTGAACGAGTTGACCAACATCGAACCTTCCGCTCCGATTGAGTCCTGTTCCTATGGCATCATGACGGTCACTTTGACCGGTACGGATACAAATGGAGAGCACAAACGTGTGACGTTCAAAGGCAAAGCGCGAATCTTCGGCCAGGCCTTCAGCGTCGCTTCGCGTGTGAAAATCGGAGAAAAGATCAGCGGTGACATGCTTGCGTCGCTGACCTGTGAGTGGAGCAGTCTGCGCACGACCGCTCTGCTTGATCGTGATGCCATAATCGGCAAGCTCGCTGTGCGCCCGTTGATTCCGGGCCGCGCGATTCTTGCCACGGATGTTCGCCCGCGTCCCGTCATTCAGTCCGGCGATCCCGTTACGATAATGTACGAACGCAACGGCGTGACAGTGAAAGTCGACGGAATTGCCATGAAAGAAGGCGGCGTCGGCGAGAAAATTCCCGTGCGCGTCCCCGAAGTTGACAAAAACCGACTTGTAGGAGTCATTCAAGATGATGCTACGCTGCGTTGGATTCCTTAG
- the flgG gene encoding flagellar basal-body rod protein FlgG, whose product MIKALYTSASGMYAQQTNLDNTASNISNANTTGYKRSRIEFQDLIYENIRIPTPTEQGTSLPVPLQVGGGTRVVASVKNFEMGTPQETGNPLDLMVQGDGFFQVLMPDGTLGYTRDGSWKMTAEGQIVNAQGLPMEPPINIPTDATSILVSPEGRVSVMTQGTVDPTEIGQIELARFVNPAGLLNDGGNVYTQSVSSGDPLTATPGSDGTGTLEQGYLESSNVKIVNEMINLITAQRGYELNSRAIRTADDMINIATQLKR is encoded by the coding sequence ATGATCAAAGCTCTTTACACCTCCGCGTCCGGTATGTATGCACAACAGACGAATCTCGACAATACGGCGAGCAACATCTCCAATGCGAATACCACCGGATACAAGCGCAGCCGCATCGAATTTCAAGACCTGATTTACGAGAATATCCGCATTCCTACTCCCACTGAGCAAGGTACGTCGCTGCCGGTTCCATTGCAGGTCGGCGGCGGCACCCGCGTTGTTGCAAGTGTCAAGAATTTCGAAATGGGGACGCCGCAAGAAACCGGAAATCCACTGGACTTGATGGTTCAGGGCGACGGGTTCTTTCAAGTGCTGATGCCCGACGGAACGCTTGGATACACACGTGACGGATCGTGGAAGATGACGGCCGAGGGCCAAATCGTAAATGCCCAGGGCCTTCCCATGGAACCGCCGATCAACATTCCGACGGATGCCACGTCAATCTTGGTCTCACCTGAAGGCCGCGTGTCCGTTATGACGCAAGGTACCGTCGATCCCACGGAAATCGGTCAAATTGAGTTGGCGCGTTTCGTGAATCCCGCAGGTCTTTTGAATGACGGCGGAAACGTCTACACCCAGTCCGTTTCGTCCGGCGATCCGCTGACTGCGACGCCCGGCTCTGACGGCACGGGAACGCTGGAACAAGGCTATCTCGAATCGTCGAACGTGAAAATCGTCAATGAAATGATCAATCTGATCACGGCGCAGCGAGGGTACGAACTTAATTCCCGCGCGATCCGAACCGCCGATGACATGATCAACATCGCAACGCAATTAAAACGGTAA